One Manihot esculenta cultivar AM560-2 chromosome 6, M.esculenta_v8, whole genome shotgun sequence DNA segment encodes these proteins:
- the LOC110616500 gene encoding tetratricopeptide repeat protein 5 → MSTTGSRQEGEDLWAEVARAAEDLYNLRDTYFPSNPLDKISKLQAQSDLSLNLLDSIPLEERKSSIQRAKYEYLRGKILDVLPDYKKEAEDHLSKAVKLNPSLADAWLCLGNCIWKKGDLSAARNCFNLALSKGPNKKILSLLSMLERRMAQGAENQATLVEQSIQHAKDAISLDVKDGYSWYNLGNAFLTSFFVTGAWDHSKLLQALKAYQNAEKDEKMKSNPDLYFNSATVNKYLENYERALSGFEAAALKDPSLNASEEVQKIANLLDKLENLMRGQARAKRLASMASSLVAINSNSSHKRVTIDMLLDGLNKGVAVVGKVLLFVKHDNVTPLYYLVCDSNQICFVLSVYGISKDAIKEGDQLTLLEPHYHFVDFSWKEKHFDFKSIRVDFIEQVLVNGKALLRQHAVRSSIYAQHKP, encoded by the exons ATGAGCACCACCGGCAGTAGACAAGAAGGAGAAGATTTATGGGCAGAAGTGGCAAGAGCAGCAGAAGATCTCTATAATCTTCGGGACACCTATTTCCCATCTAACCCACTTGACAAAATCTCCAAACTGCAAGCACAATCGGATCTCTCTCTCAACCTCCTCGATTCCATTCCTCTTG AAGAAAGAAAATCATCCATTCAACGAGCAAAATACGAGTATCTAAGAGGAAAGATATTGGATGTATTACCTGACTATAAGAAAGAAGCAGAGGACCATCTCTCAAAAGCT GTCAAGTTGAATCCATCTCTTGCTGATGCTTGGCTGTGTTTGGGTAACTGCATTTGGAAAAAGGGGGATCTATCTGCAGCAAGGAATTGTTTCAATCTTGCACTAAGCAAG GGTCCAAACAAGAAGATACTTTCCTTGTTATCCATGCTTGAAAGAAGAATGGCACAAG GTGCAGAAAATCAGGCTACGCTTGTTGAGCAAAGCATTCAACACGCCAAGGATGCTATCTCTTTAGATGTGAAGGATGGGTACTCTTGGT ACAACCTAGGGAATGCATTCTTGACAAGTTTTTTTGTGACTGGAGCATGGGATCACAGCAAGCTTCTACAAGCTTTAAAAGCATACCAGAATGCT GAGAAAGATGAGAAAATGAAGTCCAATCCAGACCTTTATTTTAACTCAGCCACA GTCAACAAATATTTAGAGAATTATGAGAGGGCCCTTAGTGGATTTGAAGCTGCTGCCTTAAAGGATCCTAGTCTCAATGCTAGTGAGGAGGTTCAAAAGATTGCTAATCTTCTGGATAAGTTAGAGAATTTGATGCGG GGACAAGCTAGAGCTAAACGACTTGCATCTATGGCATCATCTTTGGTAGCCATTAATT CAAATTCATCTCATAAAAGAGTCACTATTGATATGTTGTTGGATGGCCTCAACAAAGGCGTAGCAGTTGTAGGAAAAGTGCTTCTTTTTGTTAAGCATGATAATGTCACTCCCCT ATACTATTTGGTGTGTGATTCAAATCAAATATGCTTTGTTCTTTCTGTGTATGGAATAAGCAAAGATGCG ATTAAAGAAGGAGATCAGCTAACACTATTGGAGCCTCATTATCattttgttgatttttcttGGAAGGAAAAG CATTTCGATTTCAAATCAATTCGTGTGGATTTCATAGAGCAAGTTCTTGTGAATGGGAAGGCTCTGTTGCGGCAACATGCAGTTCGATCATCAATTTATGCTCAACATAAACCATGA
- the LOC110617413 gene encoding vacuolar-sorting protein BRO1: MAAQSSASATTNIMLAIYEKKTTSLDLYRPLRNYISMVYSEREAQNLDDDLDTLKQYRSDLERQSDPSPTSRRDLLQNYFKALCLVETRFPISPDKDHINTVTFVWYDAFKQKQKASQQNIHLEKAAVLFNLGAVYSQIGLSFDRATVEGRRQAIHAFIAAAGSFAYLRDNAATKASMGSSTTVDVSVECAGMLERLILAQAQECVFENTIAKGSTPGVCAKIARQVGLYYEESLAALNVAPLKDHFDKPWIAHVQLKAALFYAEACYRYSLELHEKEEVAEEIARLRSGFSALAEAKKNSKGAAAQLLEAISKLEANINPNLERAVKENDRVYLMRVPSPSSLPALPAFSMVKPMSMDEVLDASKEKMFASLVPDSSAKALSRYTEMVDDVIRIQAEKLQQASELTRVRLKEMDLPDSILALEGNFTLPTDLKEDVEAVQISGGPAGLEAELQQLRDLRRVNQELLVEIEELLQKEATEDAQFRSQFGTRWTRPQSSTLTKNLQDRLNRFAANLKQASDSDGRIERSVRDHSALMSILDHRPIESALPTLARPIMSLDANEDAIVGSLKQSLRQLEILGTQRAGLEDMLKEMKRKDDILPKLMTSTGSYEDLFRKEIAKYDQICEDIGQNIEAQEQVLLQIQAQNEEFSAVFNLEDYKASREKCYKQIQAAIAKYREIKENINEGLKFYVTLQDAINNVKQQCSDFVMTRSIQCKEMIEDVQRQMAGLSFQDRKNTGSYYYAAVNQTHQAPRSSPQPPVNPQNVSHPRPQTPYYQPPEQPTMPGYAHPPPPYTASQQPPPYHIHPGPGTPYPHPQVQQPPPASQEYGQPAYPGWQGPYYNANAQQPGSLPRPPYTVPNAYPPSHQGSYYKQ, translated from the exons ATGGCCGCCCAATCCTCCGCTTCGGCCACCACCAACATCATGCTTGCTATCTACGAGAAGAAAACCACCTCCCTCGACCTCTACCGTCCACTCCGCAACTACATCTCCATGGTCTACTCCGAACGTGAGGCGCAGAACCTCGATGACGACCTAGACACCCTTAAGCAGTATCGCTCCGATCTTGAACGCCAATCTGACCCTTCACCCACCTCCCGCCGTGACCTCCTTCAGAATTACTTCAAAGCCCTTTGCTTGGTAGAGACTCGCTTCCCCATCTCCCCTGATAAGGATCACATCAATACAGTGACGTTTGTGTGGTACGACGCGTTTAAACAGAAGCAGAAAGCGTCGCAGCAGAATATCCATTTGGAGAAGGCTGCAGTACTTTTCAATTTGGGTGCCGTGTATAGTCAGATTGGGCTTTCGTTTGATCGAGCCACTGTGGAAGGGAGACGGCAGGCTATTCATGCGTTTATCGCAGCTGCAGGGTCGTTTGCTTATCTGAGGGATAATGCGGCCACCAAGGCATCGATGGGGTCAAGTACCACCGTGGATGTGTCTGTGGAGTGTGCGGGAATGTTGGAGAGGCTGATACTGGCTCAAGCGCAGGAGTGTGTGTTTGAGAATACCATTGCCAAAGGGAGTACTCCAGGGGTTTGTGCGAAGATTGCGAGGCAG GTTGGGCTGTACTATGAGGAATCTTTAGCAGCGCTGAATGTTGCACCTCTGAAGGATCACTTTGACAAGCCTTGGATTGCTCATGTCCAGTTGAAGGCAGCTCTATTCTATGCTGAAGCTTGTTATAGATATAGTTTAGAGCTGCACGagaaagaagaagttgcagaagaaATTGCTCGGTTGAGGAGTGGGTTTAGTGCCTTAGCTGAAGCAAAGAAAAACTCGAAAGGGGCTGCAGCACAGCTCCTGGAAGCAATCAGCAAGCTGGAAGCCAATATCAACCCCAACCTGGAGAGGGCTGTGAAGGAAAATGATAGAGTGTACCTCATGAGGGTTCCTTCCCCAAGTTCCTTACCTGCTCTTCCAGCATTTTCAATGGTGAAGCCAATGTCAATGGATGAGGTACTAGATGCAAGCAAGGAAAAGATGTTTGCAAGTCTTGTTCCAGACAGTAGTGCAAAGGCTCTTTCAAGGTATACTGAAATGGTTGATGATGTCATCAGGATACAAGCTGAGAAATTACAGCAAGCCAGTGAGCTGACTCGAGTGAGGCTCAAGGAAATGGACCTGCCAGATTCAATTCTTGCTTTGGAAGGTAATTTTACACTTCCAACGGATCTAAAAGAAGATGTGGAAGCAGTGCAGATTAGTGGGGGCCCTGCTGGTTTAGAAGCTGAGTTACAACAACTTAGAGATTTGAGAAGGGTGAACCAAGAATTGCTGGTCGAGATTGAGGAGCTTTTGCAGAAAGAAGCAACAGAAGATGCTCAATTTAGAAGCCAATTTGGTACACGTTGGACTAGGCCTCAATCCAGCACTTTGACAAAGAATTTGCAGGATAGGTTGAATAGGTTTGCTGCTAACTTAAAGCAAGCTTCAGATAGTGATGGCAGAATTGAGCGTTCCGTGAGGGATCATTCTGCGCTTATGTCAATCCTTGATCACCGACCA ATAGAATCTGCTCTGCCAACTCTGGCTAGGCCAATAATGTCTCTGGATGCCAATGAAGATGCTATAGTGGGGTCCCTGAAGCAGAGCTTG AGGCAATTGGAGATTCTAGGTACACAAAGAGCAGGTCTTGAAGATATGCTCAAGGAGATGAAAAGGAAG GATGATATACTACCAAAGTTGATGACATCCACTGGCTCCTATGAAGATCTTTTTAGGAAAGAAATAGCCAAATATGACCAAATCTGTGAGGATATTGGCCAAAATATTGAGGCACAAGAACAAGTATTATTGCAAATTCAG GCTCAAAATGAGGAATTTTCTGCTGTCTTCAATCTTGAAGATTATAAAG cctcTCGTGAGAAGTGTTATAAGCAGATACAGGCTGCTATAGCCAAGTATCGAGAAATAAAGGAGAACATCAACGAGGGATTGAAGTTCTATGTTACTCTTCAG GACGCCATCAACAATGTCAAGCAGCAATGCAGTGATTTCGTTATGACCAGAAGTATTCAGTGCAAAGAAATGATTGAGGATGTACAGAGACAAATGGCAGGATTGAGTTTTCAGGATCGCAAGAACACAGGTTCTTACTACTATGCTGCAGTGAACCAGACCCATCAAGCTCCAAGATCAAGTCCACAGCCTCCAGTTAATCCTCAAAATGTTTCCCATCCTCGCCCCCAGACACCTTACTACCAGCCTCCTGAGCAGCCAACAATGCCCGGATATGCTCATCCTCCTCCACCTTATACTGCTTCCCAGCAGCCACCACCTTACCATATTCACCCTGGTCCTGGTACACCTTATCCTCATCCACAGGTTCAGCAACCACCCCCAGCAAGTCAGGAGTATGGCCAACCTGCCTATCCTGGGTGGCAGGGCCCATACTACAACGCTAATGCACAGCAACCTGGATCACTTCCTCGACCTCCTTACACTGTTCCTAATGCATACCCTCCTTCCCATCAAGGCAGCTACTATAAGCAGTGA
- the LOC110617888 gene encoding uncharacterized protein LOC110617888, protein MAIWKRLRQLKVPPKVKHIVWRALSDVLPCRSSLRGRRVLLDDYSSFYLSEVETTLHVFVQCQFARSVWLYFPQSDNKKATTIVMTLWALWVSRNLLVWKNVHRNSLQAVSMVTRFLDEWIRANVSAIVASNSNNVHSWQSPPTGFLKVNVNASIGSSTRYIFRNRCGGA, encoded by the coding sequence ATGGCTATCTGGAAGAGGTTGCGGCAATTGAAAGTTCCACCGAAAGTTAAACATATAGTTTGGCGAGCTCTATCTGATGTTCTTCCATGTCGATCTTCTCTCCGTGGGCGTAGAGTGTTGTTGGATGATTACAGTTCTTTCTACCTATCTGAAGTCGAGACCACGTTGCACGTTTTTGTGCAGTGTCAGTTTGCCAGAAGTGTGTGGTTATATTTTCCTCAAAGTGATAACAAGAAAGCAACTACTATTGTGATGACTTTATGGGCGTTGTGGGTGTCTCGAAATCTATTAGTTTGGAAAAACGTTCACCGCAATTCTTTGCAGGCGGTTTCTATGGTTACTAGGTTCTTAGATGAGTGGATTAGAGCTAATGTTTCTGCAATAGTAGCTAGTAATAGTAATAATGTCCACTCGTGGCAATCTCCACCTACTGGGTTTCTAAAGGTTAATGTTAATGCTTCTATTGGTTCAAGTACGAGATATATATTTAGGAATCGCTGCGGTGGTGCGTAA
- the LOC110617125 gene encoding rubber cis-polyprenyltransferase HRT2: MDIYVANRPSLLAILGSSMRKCIFRIISKGPIPSHLAFILDGNRRFAKKENLDAGAGYRAGFSSLLSTLKYCYELGVKYVTIFAFSIDNFRRRPDEVQKVMDLVLEKTEGILKEESLIDAYGIGVRFVGNLKLLSEPVRVAAEKAMKATAKNTRCVLFICVAYTSTDEIVHSVQESCKDKSNKIDSSKTHKACNGIEGGECGKEIDNGITLGVQEYATNNAVTKGAEVTGKSNGVIVNSFRTENGVISVGGIEKMPSPPCIKKMDIEKQMYLAAPEPDILIRTSGENRLSNFLLWQTSTCLLYSPAALWPEIGLRHLAWAVINFQRTHSYLEEKKKYL; the protein is encoded by the coding sequence ATGGACATATATGTTGCTAACAGGCCGAGTCTGCTTGCAATTTTGGGAAGTTCTATGAGAAAATGCATATTTCGCATTATATCCAAAGGTCCCATCCCCAGCCATCTTGCCTTCATATTGGATGGAAACCGCAGGTTTGCTAAGAAGGAGAATCTGGATGCAGGAGCTGGCTACAGAGCTGGATTTTCATCTCTTCTGTCCACGCTTAAGTACTGCTATGAGTTGGGAGTTAAGTATGTGACTATTTTTGCCTTTAGCATTGATAACTTTAGGAGGCGACCAGACGAAGTTCAGAAAGTAATGGATCTGGTACTGGAGAAGACTGAGGGGATCCTCAAGGAAGAAAGTCTGATCGATGCATATGGCATTGGAGTACGTTTCGTGGGTAACTTGAAGCTTTTAAGTGAGCCAGTCAGGGTTGCAGCAGAAAAAGCTATGAAGGCTACTGCCAAGAATACCAGGTGTGTGCTTTTCATTTGCGTAGCCTATACTTCAACTGATGAGATTGTGCATTCTGTTCAAGAATCTTGTAAAGATAAATCGAACAAAATTGATTCATCTAAAACCCACAAAGCATGCAATGGAATTGAAGGAGGGGAATGTGGTAAGGAGATAGACAATGGCATTACACTTGGTGTTCAAGAATATGCAACGAACAATGCTGTGACTAAGGGAGCTGAGGTGACTGGCAAATCAAATGGCGTAATTGTGAATTCCTTCAGAACTGAGAATGGTGTGATTTCAGTGGGAGGAATTGAGAAAATGCCGTCACCTCCATGCATAAAGAAGATGGACATTGAGAAACAAATGTACTTAGCGGCTCCTGAACCTGATATCTTGATTCGAACTTCGGGGGAGAATCGTCTGAGCAACTTCCTACTTTGGCAGACGAGTACTTGCCTATTGTATTCTCCGGCTGCACTATGGCCAGAGATCGGTCTTCGACACCTGGCTTGGGCGGTAATAAACTTCCAACGTACTCATTCTTATTTGgaggaaaaaaagaaatatcTGTAA
- the LOC110617342 gene encoding ATP synthase subunit beta, mitochondrial yields MASRRLLSSLLRSSTRRSVSKSPLSNSNPKLSSPSPCSTRRASPYGYLLTRAAEYATSAAAAAASPPSKPEGAKGGGKITDEFTGKGAVGQVCQVIGAVVDVRFDEGLPPILTALEVMDHSIRLVLEVAQHLGESMVRTIAMDGTEGLVRGQRVLNTGSPITVPVGRATLGRIINVIGEPIDERGDIKTSHFLPIHREAPAFVDQATEQQILVTGIKVVDLLAPYQRGGKIGLFGGAGVGKTVLIMELINNVAKAHGGFSVFAGVGERTREGNDLYREMIESGVIKLGDKQADSKCALVYGQMNEPPGARARVGLTGLTVAEHFRDAEGQDVLLFIDNIFRFTQANSEVSALLGRIPSAVGYQPTLATDLGGLQERITTTKKGSITSVQAIYVPADDLTDPAPATTFAHLDATTVLSRQISELGIYPAVDPLDSTSRMLSPHILGEEHYNTARGVQKVLQNYKNLQDIIAILGMDELSEDDKLTVARARKIQRFLSQPFHVAEVFTGAPGKYVELKESITSFQGVLDGKYDDLPEQSFYMVGGIEEVIAKAEKIAKESAS; encoded by the exons ATGGCTTCACGCAGGCTTTTGTCCTCTCTTCTCCGGTCATCCACTCGTCGATCCGTCTCCAAATCTCCCTTGTCGAACTCCAATCCCAAGCTTTCTTCCCCATCTCCATGTTCCACGCGCCGGGCTTCTCCTTACGGTTACCTACTCACACGCGCGGCTGAGTACGCGACTTCCGCCGCCGCCGCTGCTGCCTCTCCTCCATCCAAACCCGAGGGAGCCAAGGGTGGTGGAAAGATCACCGATGAGTTCACCGGAAAGGGTGCGGTCGGCCAGGTCTGTCAGGTGATTGGTGCCGTTGTAGATGTGAGGTTCGATGAGGGGCTGCCTCCGATTCTGACGGCTTTGGAGGTGATGGACCACTCGATCCGGCTGGTGCTTGAGGTAGCTCAGCACTTGGGTGAGAGTATGGTTAGGACCATTGCTATGGATGGGACAGAAGGTTTGGTCAGAGGCCAGCGAGTCCTCAATACTGGATCACCTATCACA GTGCCTGTGGGTAGGGCCACCCTTGGTCGTATCATCAATGTTATTGGAGAGCCTATTGACGAGAGGGGTGATATTA AGACCAGCCACTTCTTGCCCATTCACAGAGAAGCTCCAGCTTTTGTTGACCAAGCCACAGAGCAACAGATACTTGTAACTGGTATCAAG GTTGTTGATCTTCTTGCACCGTACCAAAGGGGAGGGAAGATTGGGCTGTTTGGCGGTGCTGGTGTAGGAAAAACGGTGCTCATTATGGAACTTATCAACAATGTTGCAAAAGCTCATG GTGGTTTTTCAGTGTTTGCTGGTGTTGGAGAGCGCACCCGTGAGGGTAATGACCTATACAGGGAAATGATTGAGAGTGGTGTCATTAAGCTAGGGGATAAGCAG GCTGACAGCAAATGTGCACTTGTCTATGGTCAAATGAATGAGCCCCCTGGTGCTCGTGCCCGTGTTGGTCTAACTGGACTAACTGTGGCAGAACACTTCCGTGATGCTGAAGGGCAAGATGTGCTTCTGTTCATTGATAATATTTTCCGCTTCACCCAG GCCAACTCAGAGGTGTCTGCTTTGCTTGGTCGAATCCCATCTGCTGTGGGTTACCAACCAACTTTGGCTACTGATCTTGGAGGCCTCCAAGAGCGTATTACAACTACCAAGAAAGGTTCTATCACTTCTGTCCAAGCTATATATGTGCCTGCTGATGACTTGACTGATCCAGCACCTGCAACTACCTTTGCCCACTTGGATGCCACAACTGTGTTGTCGCGACAG ATTTCTGAGCTGGGTATTTATCCCGCTGTTGATCCCCTTGATTCTACATCCCGTATGCTTTCTCCCCATATTTTGGGTGAGGAACACTACAATACTGCTCGTGGAGTTCAAAAGGTCCTTCAGAACTACAAGAATCTGCAAGATATCATTGCCATTTTGGGAATGGATGAGCTTAGTGAAGATGACAAGTTGACCGTTGCCCGTGCTCGTAAAATCCAGAGGTTCTTGAGCCAGCCTTTCCATGTTGCAGAAGTCTTCACGGGTGCCCCTGGCAAGTATGTTGAGTTAAAAGAAAGCATAACCAGCTTCCAG GGGGTATTGGATGGAAAATACGATGACCTTCCTGAACAGTCATTTTACATGGTTGGAGGCATCGAGGAGGTCATTGCCAAGGCCGAAAAGATTGCAAAGGAGTCGGCTTCctag
- the LOC110618340 gene encoding protein DETOXIFICATION 14: MEKQILLGEAGEEKPQRISWRVLTQEAKRTAYIAGPMVAVNLSQYFLQIISIMMVGHLGQLSLSSTAIAISFCGVTGFSLLFGMSSALETLCGQAHGAKQYRQFGVQIYTAIFSLNIVCIPLSVLWIYMGKILVFMGQDTLISQQAAKFSSCLIPALFGYANLQAVVRYFQMQSLIFPLIISSLFAVCFHVVVCWILVFNSGLGNLGAAFSIGISYWVNWILLALYMRFSSSCEKTRVSVSMELFQGVGQFFRLAIPSAGMICLEWWSFEFLTMLSGILPNPRLETSVLSVCLATISTLYTVPDGLGAAASTRVSNELGAGNARAAYVAVWCSMFVATTLSIIVSSILFASRHVFGYIFSNEKEVVDYVTDMAPLVSISVILESFQVTLSGVARGCGWQNLGAYVNLVAYYICGIPVAAVLGFWLKFRGKGLWIGIQVGSFLQNVMLVIITSCTNWEEQARKARERVFERRSISEDGSE; this comes from the exons ATGGAGAAGCAAATTCTACTGGGAGAAGCTGGAGAAGAGAAACCTCAAAGGATATCATGGCGAGTTTTGACTCAGGAAGCCAAGAGGACCGCTTACATTGCTGGCCCTATGGTGGCTGTAAATTTATCACAATATTTCTTGCAGATTATTTCCATAATGATGGTTGGTCATCTCGGCCAACTCTCTCTTTCTAGCACCGCCATAGCTATCTCCTTCTGCGGCGTCACTGGATTCAGTCTCCTT TTTGGGATGTCAAGTGCACTGGAAACTCTATGTGGACAAGCTCATGGAGCCAAGCAATATCGACAATTTGGAGTTCAAATCTACACTGCTATATTTTCTCTCAATATTGTTTGTATCCCTCTCTCTGTCTTGTGGATTTACATGGGGAAAATCCTAGTTTTCATGGGCCAAGATACTCTAATCTCACAACAAGCTGCTAAATTTTCTTCCTGTCTTATTCCTGCACTCTTTGGCTACGCAAACCTTCAAGCTGTTGTTCGATATTTTCAGATGCAGAGCTTGATATTTCCCTTGATTATAAGCTCCTTGTTTGCTGTTTGTTTCCACGTAGTCGTCTGCTGGATTCTAGTGTTCAATTCTGGACTTGGTAACCTTGGTGCAGCATTTTCAATTGGTATTTCATATTGGGTTAATTGGATTTTACTTGCATTATACATGAGGTTCTCTTCCAGTTGTGAAAAAACTCGTGTCTCAGTTTCCATGGAGTTATTCCAAGGAGTTGGACAGTTTTTTCGCTTAGCTATCCCATCTGCTGGAATGATTTG CCTGGAATGGTGGTCATTTGAGTTTCTTACAATGCTTTCTGGGATTTTACCGAATCCGAGGCTTGAAACTTCTGTTCTTTCTGTTTG TCTAGCAACCATCTCAACACTTTACACTGTACCAGATGGACTAGGTGCTGCAGCAAG CACTAGAGTTTCAAATGAATTGGGAGCTGGGAATGCACGAGCGGCCTATGTAGCTGTCTGGTGCTCGATGTTTGTCGCAACCACACTGTCAATAATAGTAAGCTCAATCCTGTTTGCCAGCAGGCATGTCTTTGGTTACATTTTCAGCAACGAGAAAGAAGTCGTGGATTATGTCACGGACATGGCTCCTCTTGTATCCATATCTGTCATCTTGGAGAGCTTCCAAGTGACCCTTTCag GCGTTGCTAGGGGATGTGGGTGGCAGAACTTGGGAGCTTATGTAAATCTAGTGGCATACTATATTTGTGGAATTCCAGTGGCAGCCGTGTTGGGATTTTGGTTAAAGTTCAGAGGAAAAGGCCTTTGGATTGGCATACAAGTTGGTTCCTTTCTGCAAAATGTTATGCTTGTGATCATAACATCCTGCACGAACTGGGAAGAACAG GCAAGAAAGGCAAGGGAGAGGGTCTTTGAGCGAAGATCGATATCtgaagatggatcagagtgA